AAAAGTGGCCTTCTCGCGGCGGCGAGGCCATGGATGGCCGTAGCTCGTGCGTCGTAACAGGATGTTACGCGCACAGGAGCGGGAAGGACACTTGACCTTGGCTTTTTTGTTTTTATGACCCATGTTTATTCTAAGACAAGTAACCCTTAGCGGATACGTTCCCAACGGAAGTGGAGCCACCGATGGCGGAGCTCGCGAACCTGAGGCAGAATGTCCCGTGAGCAGGAGTTGGGAAGGGATGGAGCTTTGGCTTTTTTTATGTACGGATTGATTTTGGAATTGAGTGAGTAAACCTTGGGAAAGTGGCATTCTCGCGGTTGCGAGGCCACGGATGGCCGTAGCTCGTGCGTCGTAACACGAGGTTACGCGCACAGGAGCGGGAAGGACACTTGACCTTGGCTTTTTTGTTTTTGTGATTGGAGGGATTTGTTTTTTTCAAAAAGAATAGAAAATTTGTCCAACCAGTATCATCATATAGGAAACTGATCTTCCTTTTTCCAATACAAAGCCCGAAAATTGATGCACTTAACCAAGCAACAGATAGTGCAAAGAATTTAGTTGACATTGCCTCTGAACTCGAAAAGGCAAAAAATGAAATCAAGAACAAAGATATTTCCGATTTGGATCTTCCTGAGGGCTCTTTTTTCTAATGAATGGCAGAATTTCCGAGACCCTCGTCGACGGAAGATAGGTAGCGAAAGAAGAAAGATCGATCGCTTCAAAGAAAGGGAAAACTATCTAAAGGAGAAGACCTTAGAAAAAACGGAAAATACCACCAAACGCGCGCATATGCTTGCGGCGCCATCTCTCAATGATTTACTGGAACCTTATTTTCCTCCAGTTCCTGAAATCGGCCTTCCAGATAAAATCGTTAAGCGTGAGGAAGAAGGTGAAGAACTGAAATTAGTCGAAGGACTAGCTGAAATTATCGTCGTATATTTATTATTAGGTGAAATTATCAAAATAAAAGATATTCTCAGTGAGATGGCAAAAAATCTAGGAAGAGCCAGAAAAAATCATATAAGTTGTAATCGACCTCAAACCTCCTGGAGCCGAGATGCCGCTTTCTAGCACCCAAATACGATTCTTTATGCTTTTCGTTCGTCAAATAATTATTCTATAATGGAATATTGGTAATGTGGATGCAAACATATGTTGATGAAGACCAAGGAATTCATACGACATAAAATGCTGAAGAATGCCTTGAATTGTTACAGTGTGATGAAGTCCCAAAAGATTCTTCCTGAGTTAAGAAAAAGAACCAATTGCAATATTTGCGACATCACAGAATTCACAGAGAAATTTCTCATGGCAAAAAGCGGTTAATTTACGTTTCTTTTCCTCAATATCTGTTTGACGATTACTTACCTCAATATTTGCATTAAATTGGCATGGCAGAAGATGAAGTAAAAGTCGTAAATTACTCTAAAGGAGCTGCCATTGTTGTTCAGAATGCGGCCAATCCGGGGTTATTTTACATAGTCAGAAACGGAAGGGTTGCTGTTGATTCGGAGCACATTCAAATTGATCATGAGTTAACAAGCTATAACCAAGGTGATAGCTTTGGACTTGTTTCCGCTCTCACCGAACATCATTTTCTTGTTACATTATTTGCAGAAACGGACGTCGAACTACTGCAAATTCCGATTCGTCTCTTAGGTTCTTTTCTGAAAGAAAACAAGGAACTGGCGATGAAGATATTGCGACTTTATTCCCATGAATTGAGAGCTCTTCAAAGGAATCTCTCCAGGGCCAATCAACCGGCAGATAGGGAATACCTCCCTGAAAAGTTGATACAAAATGCGAAAACTTATCTCGCATGGCAAAAGCCAGATCTTGCAGCGCATTCCTTACATCGATATATTGAATGGGCAAAAACCCATCAGGGATCGAATCAAATTCCAGAAGCTGAGAACCTGCTTGCTCAAATTCGCTCCAATCTAAAACCAATAGAGTGGAAAAATCAAAAAAACACTTTGAACGCAGGTGATGTACTTTTCGTAGAAAGTGAGATGAATCGGGACATCTTTGTTGTGTTAGAAGGAAATGTAAAACTGTTTAGCATCGTAAGAGGGTTTGAGTATGTCATAGATGTCTTAGGTGCAGGAGAAATATTCGGTGAGATGAGTCTTATTGATAATGCTCCGAGAATGGCATCCGCTGTCGCTGAAACTCCATCCACCGTCTTGCGTGTGACGCCGGAAAATATTCTCGAAACGGTAGGGGAATCTTTATTGCAGAAGATATTCGAAAGCATTGCAAGGAGGATTTGGTTTTCACACCAGAGACTTATTATCTTACGTATGCAATCGCCAGTCAAAAGACTATATGCATTTCTTTACAACTCGATTCGGGACCAAGACATCCGCAAAGGTGCAAACTTAACAACAAGTTATGCGACCACTTATCAATTTCCTTTGGCATTTGAAGAACTATGCAGCATGTGCGGAATCATTAAGGTAAAAAACGAAACCATAGAGGAGTTTCTCACCGATTCGAATATCGTAATCAGCAAAGATAGGATCACTGTAAAAAGTCGAAAAAGAATCGAAGAAAGATTAGGTCAGTACAAAACCAAACAAGGTCAAATCCTAGCCAAACTAGGATGAAAATGACTCTGACTCAGTTTTGTTGACCTAAAATTTGCTTTGTTAGATAAGAAGACAGCAAGGCAAAAACCGATGAATGGATTGCTTAACATTGGCATTTAAAATTTAACCCACCTAAAGATATTTCGCCGGATTTGATCCTGATTTAGGCAAATTGGCTCCATTGCTATCTGTTCAAATCTTAGACCAAAATACAGATGCTAGCATTGGAATTCTTTTATTCCACGACATACACGGATTTAGATGAGATCTTAAACGAAATTCTAAATATTGCAAAGGTTCGGAGAGCTTAGCCAACAGAAACAGTTTTAGAGCGTTGGTATGAACAACAATCGAAGCAGATTTTTAAAGAACGATAAGATCCAAAAACGTTGGGGGAGTTATACTTCCAAACATACGGTAATCATTAATTCCGAGTTAATAAAAACTCCTGTTTATTGTTGATTATGTGATTGTTCACGAGCTTTGCCATATGGTATCTCCAAAACATGATGAAACTTTTTTTAGAATTCTAAGGCGAATTCTTCCTGATTGGGAAAAAAGGAAAACAAAGTTGGAAAAAACTTTGTTTTCACTTTGAGAAATAGTATTTAAGAATTTGTAATTACTTTTAACTTTTTGTAAAGTTTAATTCCCGCGTTAGGGATCTGCAGGGCTTGGTCGCGATGCGACGGGAGCGTAAGCGCACCCCGAAAGAGCCCGACCCACTTATCAATAGCTCCCACCTAACTAAAACTAATTGGGAACGCCCAAAAAAATATTCCCGAATTCAACACATAGCAATGCTTTTATATACAAAATATATTTTGAAATTAGATTAATAAACCTTGGGAAATAGCATTCTCGTGGTGGCGAGGGAAGGGATGGCTGTAGATCGTGCGTCGTAACAGGATGTTACGCGCACAGGAGCGGGAAGGCCATTTGATCCTGGGAGGATGATCGACCCACAGTAATACAAAACTCGACTGACTGTATTAAAAAAACTAATATGGGAAACAGCAGATGAAAGAGTCTTCTTTCATGATTTGATCTCAGCCCTAAAATATTTTATCTTAAAGACTGAAATCAAAAATAGAATGGAAAGTTAGTTCCAGTTGTTGGTTTTCGGTTTAGCAATGTTCACTTTCAATTCGCGGTTTAGAATGTTTTTTCCATTCAAATCGTTAATTGCATTGTCTGCTTCACTGCGTTCTTTCATTTCGATAAAACCGAAACCTTTGGAATTACCGGAATACTGGTCCATAATGATTTTTGCAGATGTAACTGCTCCGTGTGCGGAAAAAAGTTCATTTAACTTGTTTTCCGTCATTTCATAAGAAAGGTTGCCTACGTAGATGTTTACTGACATTTGATGTCCTTGGGAATTTAATTTTTGATTCTTCAAAATTGAAAATTTAAATACAACTAACCCATATGGGAGATCGGGTAAAAACTCAACGAAAATGCAGGGGAAACCTTAGAAAAGAGATCAGAATGCAAGAAAGTGGGGGACTACTCTAGTGATTAAATAAAAAATAATGCTGTGAATCTGGTACCATTAACAAATATCTCCCTTTCTATAGCAAGGAGATTTTTTAAAATTCTCAATTAACGAATGTTTTTTGTGAATTAAATAAAGGGGTTAGGATTGTTGAATTCCAATTTTTCCGAAGCCACCCCGCGTAAGGGATCTGCAGGGCTTGGTCGCGATGCGACGGGAGCGTAAGCGCACCCCGAAAGAGCCCGACCCACTAACAAAAACATTACGCCTATACGATTCGATCGGGAACGCCCATCTCCATAACTACATGACCGGATCGAACGGTTTCATGAATAAATCTTCTACTCACTATTGATTGGGGATTAGTGCTTCTACGCAAAAATTCGGCACCTAACTGTATTTTTATCTTAAATTCCCGGAAACGATTACCAGTTCATGAACTGGTGCGACATCTGCGGCAGAATTCGCTACAATCTTTGTTAAAGAGAGAGGTCGATTTTTAGAATATGCTTAAATACTTATTATTTATGTTTTCATTGTTTATATTTCATTTCACTTTGTTCGGCTGTTTCACAAAAGATAGAGCGGGGCTTCCTTGCGTAGGTGCTGCGGAAAAAAATGATCTGGAGTGGATCAATCAATTCATCGGACAAAGCAATGATCGCAAAGGAGTCGTTCAAGAATGTGCCGTACTTGCTCTGGCCGCGAGTAGCGGAAATGCCGCTTCTTCCGGAGGGGGGGACAATTCCGGAGCGGGTTCGGATTCAGGAGGAAATGGTTCCGGAGGGGGAGGCTCCAGTGGTGGTTCTTCCACGACTTCCCAACCGGGTAGCGCGTATTTGTATGACCTTGCCTTTCTGAATGATTCGGTTTATGCCGTGGGTTATGTAACGGGGAGTCTTACTTCCGGTACTACGCCTACAGGTTCGGATCAGAAAGCATTTATTATGAAAGTGAATGCATCTACGAGTGATGCGGAGTGGGTTAAGGAATTTGGGCCACAGCCGGGGGGAGCCAGTAACAGTGCTACAGCCAATGCGATCGAGCCTGTTGGGAATGATGTGCTTTTTTGCGGGAACTTATATGGAGATTTTGATTCCATAACTACGGGAGGACCTAATTACAATAGTACATTCCTTCGACGAATGGATCCGAATGGAAATGTTACATGGACCGGATTATTGCAAGCTTCCGAGGAGTACAAAGAAGTTCGTTGCGGGGGAGTTGCCAGTAGCGACGGAAACTGGTATGCAGTTTCCGGATATGCTTATGGAGGCATGAAATTCGGATCCGGAAGTGGTACAAATAACGCGATAAGCACTGGTAGCGCGGACGTTTACATTGCTAAATTCAATTCTTCTAATACTTATCCTACCTGGGTGACCAGAAGCGGGGGGCTCGGAGGTATTTCATGTTCGGGTGTTTCCAATAATCTTATCAATCTGGGAAATGAACTCTTCAGCGTAGGGGATATGACCGGAGGCCCATGCAGCGGTATAGGAAGTCTTATGTTATACAATAGAGCCAATGCGGGATCTATTAACTTTAAAAATACGGTCAGTTTGACTTCAACAGGAACTTATATGTTATTGCATACGGATGGAAACGGAGCGGTGACCAATAACTATGTGTTTGACGGCACTAAAATCTCGCTGAGTTCTCTTATCTTTGCGAACAACTCATTCATTCTTAACAATTCCCTTTATATGGGAATGGGATCGATAAACGGGGATTCGTCGGCTCAGCCCTTTATCGGAATCAATCTTCCTGCACAAAGCCAAGGCAATACCTTGATGAAGCTGGATCTTTCTTCAAACCCTGCCGCGAATCCGCCTACAACAACTCACACAATTGGAAAATCGACACTGGTGGTAGATGGAAGTAAACGAATCGTAGGAACTTCCGTTGCCTATGACAATGCCGGAAATATCACTATGGCAACCTACTCGAATGCGGACATTCTGTCACAAACCAGAACCGGATCTTTGGATACCTTTCTGATTCGTTTTACGGAAAATGGGACAACCGGGGCAAACCAGGGATTTGATCGTATTTGGGTAAAATCATTTGGCGAAGCAGGAAAGGAAACAAAATCTACCGCAATCACTTCCAATAAGGTGAGCGGTGATTTCTATATCGGAGGGGTACAAGGCCTGAGCATATTTGTAGCAAAGTTTGATCAAAGCGGAAACCTTGTTTGGCAACGCAAATGGAATGCTACCAGAAGAAATTAGAATGTTCCGATAGGATTTGTTTTGTGAATTTATATTTGTTTGGTGATCGATTCATCCGGGTAAGTTCAAATCTATCATATGTTATAGAATACGGGAATGTACGAATATTTGAAAGGATGGATTCTGTTTTAGAATTTGTGTTACGGATTTTTTATTGCACTATCATAGGGGGTGATATTTTGAAGAATCAAGTGTGACATATCTTCAATGCGTATTATTACATTTTTGTTTTCTGGAAATTCCGAAAAATCGATATCGAAAAAGATTCTTCTTGTTTCCAAATATTTTCTCATTTTTTCTTTTTTGATTCACTGTCAGTCGGAAAAAATACTTCCCCGATCGGAAGAGCCGTTGATTCATCTGGAATCCGGAGGTATGTTTAATATTTCGAAACGGATCGAATTTTTATCCGGGAATCAATCCTTGGATATTGCATCCGTTACAAAAAAAGAAGAAGGCTGGCTTCAGAACACTTCCAGCGTTTTTGATCGGGGTTTTAGCAATCAGGTACATTGGATTCGATTTCAGATCAAGAACACATCGGACCTAACACATTGGTACTTGGCTTTGCAAAACAACAGGATGAATTTTGTGGACTTTCATGTATTGAAGAAGACCGGGAATACAGAACTCCACACCGGAGATCATCTCCCGATACCTGCCAAAGCGAAAGCTTCTTTTCCTTATATGGATTTTACGTTGGGTCACAATGAAGCAGCCGTTATCTATATAAGAATCGAGACGGATTCACATATCGGTTTTCCCGTTCATCTTATTTCATCGGAAGATTTCGGATCTTTTATTTATGCGTACCAAACGTACCAACTGGGTTTTTTTTCGGTTATCGTTCTCTATATCATTCTGCATTTGTTTTTTAATCGTTTCCTGAATTTAAAATTGAAAATACTTTTGGCCGCCGCAGTTTTTTTCGGTTACGGATACTTTTATTTTTTATATGGAGATGGAAACAGACTCTTTTTATCGGATATGGTTTCGTTCCGGGAATATATACCTTTCCTCTCTTTGGTTTTTTTCGGATTCTGTTTTACTTTGTTTATCAAGGATTATCTGCGTTTTTACGAGATGGGGCAGTATTACAATTGGTTTGCAAATACTCTTGCTTGTTCTTTTTTTCTTTTGATTCCATTGCTCTTTAGTTCCGTTCCCAATTCCATCCAATCATCGATACGTTCTTTCGATGTGATGATCATGTATTGTTTTATGATTTACGGAGGGATTGCGAATCTTTTGAAAAAAAGATATTGGGTGTTTTTTTCAATTTTTGCATGGGTGATTATCTTTCTTTTTTCCATGGCAAGCACTTTGATGCTTTTGCATTTCATCGAATACAGCATCATCTTCGAGCAAGGTATCTTTTTTTCCTTTATCGTGGAGTTTGTTCTCGTTTTGGTTTCGACTATCTACCGTTATAGGCAGCTGGAAAAAGATAGGATCGTATTTCAGGAAAAACTGCACACTTTGATTTTGGAAAATAAGGACTTACAAAAATCATCGAATGTTTTCAGAGACGAAAACAGCTTTGAAAACGAATCAACGCAATATGATAAGAGAACCAGTCGGATCGACAGACATGAAATTGCAAAGGATATCATAGGAATTTTTGAGGAAAGGAAACCTTATCTGGAAGAAGATTTTGATTTGGGAGATTTGTCCCGCTTTTGCGGATTACGGATAGATCAGGTTTCTGCAATCATCAATAATGAATTGAATACGAATTTCAGGACTCTTGTAAATGAATATAGAATCAAAGAAGCTTGTCGTTTGATTCGGGAGACTTCAAACGAGAACTTGTTGGAAATCGCATTTGCCAGCGGGTTCGGTTCCAGAACGGCATTCAACCGTACTTTTAAAAATACAATCGGGATTTCCCCGCAGGACTTTCGCAAACAACAAATATTGAATGCGATTCCTTAATTCCCCTTAATATAAACCAACTGTTGCGTATTTACACTGGCTGCTGTTGTGTATATGGTCGGACTTCCCAAGACACCGCTACCGGAAATGGAGTAGACTCCCAGATCGCCAGTGATTGTACAAATTGCATATAAAAGAGTTCCATCCGTATTGATCTGAAGATTGGTTCCGACGTTGCTTGATGTACCGCAAGAATTCGGTGCGGGCAAACTATTTACCATTGCTCCGATAAGTCCTGTCGAAGAATTGATGTTATATGAAAATATATTTGAATTTCCGTATATAAAAATATAGTTTCCGTTGGGATGAAGGATCAATGATTTCGGGCCGAGGTAATGCGTCGGAGTCTCTGGTGCTATATTGAATGGAGTGAGGGCAGCGAGCGACGTAGATGTAACGGACATTTGTTTCACGTCTCCGCCGGATTTATTAGCGGGAACGTCTCCACCGTCGGCACAATAAAGGTAATTGCCGTTATGGGAGAAAGAACAACAATTCGCGCAACCCTCCGGGAAAAAAGGAGGCGTCCCGATATTTGATTCATTCGTCGATCCTCCCCCGAGAGCTCCCGTTGTTGTGTCTATGATCGGAAAATAACCTTGCGATTGCCCGCATCCGGTATTGAAAGTCCATAAATTGTTTGAAGCGGGGTGAACCGGTCCTACGACCAAATAGCAACCGAAACCGTAACTCGCTTCACCGGAAAAAAATCCATCGCTATCGATTTGAATTTTTGAAAAGATTTGAGCGGAAGAATGTGCATAGAGAAATTTTCCCGAAGGTGCAAAATACTGACTTCCGCCATCCAATGAATTCACCAGGGTCAATGAATTCGAGAAACTGAGAGTTCCGTCGGGATTTCGCAAATAGGATTTTATATTATTCCCACCGCCGATCACGATATGTTTTCCATTCCAAATCATAAATCCGGCGCTTATGCCCGTACTGTATGTATTTAAAAGGGAAAGGGATCCGTTGGAATTGATAGTCATAGCCCGAATAACTTGCGTTTGTGCATTTAAAATATAAAGAGTATTAACCGTTTCGCATTGAATCGAAACCGAATTTACGTTGCCATCCATAACTCCCGAGTTATTTATTATACTACATACATTGCCTGAAGCTTGATTCGATATACTAATGTTATATGCTGATCCGGGGCTGAATTTGTTTGTAAATTGAAAAGTAGAGGAACCGGATGCAACGCTCAGTGATTCGGTAGTTGCAGTTCCGCTGGATAGAACGAGACCTGATTGGGTTAATCCGGAGATGTTTCCGCCTAAAATAAGACCATCGGAAGAATTGATTCCTATTCCGCCTGCTCCCAATAATAGAAGCGGATCTGTTGCAGTGCCAGTCTCGGGAAAAAGATATTTTTTCAACAAAGGATTCAATAAACAGGAATTGAAAAAAATAAGGCTATTCAGTAGAGAAATAAAAACAAAGAGCCGCATGGTCTGTTAAATACTACGAATCCATTGCGGAATTCAATAATTTATTGATTGGTCTTTATCGTATTTTTTGTTACATTTTAGATATTGCTGCTTCGCGTAAGGGATCTGCAGGGCTTGGTCGCGATGCGACGGGAGCGTAAGCGCACCCCGAAAGAGCCCGGCCCTTCCTCTGTTCTGTTCCGGTATTGCATTTCATTGGGAACGCTCATACTTAATTTGTTCCCATCGTGGCAATCACTGTGGGACCTGTACCAGCCACGACGGGTGTGCCGGTAGTCAATGCGCCGGTAACTTGTGATAAGGTGAAGACGGATACTGTATTTGCAGCATAATTTGTGGTATACACAAATTTTCCGGAGGTATCAACCGTGATGGCATTCGGACTCGTTCCTACATTTGTTAGTGATGCGGTTGTTAGGCTACCGTTTGTTTGATTCACATTGAGGACTGAGATATCATACGAATCTTCGTTTGCAACATAAACATATCTACCTTTCGGATCAGCACCTAGAGAACGGGGAAATTGTCCGGTTGACGACGTAGCAGGAGATCCCGGCTGAAGAATCCCCGTATTGGCATCGGTTTTATAATTAGTTACCGTTTCGTCGGTTTCATTTAACACATATAATGTTTTTCCGTCCCCCGATATATCGATGGATACAGGTTTGATGCCCGAACTTACGGTCGGCGGACTTGTGGCGGTAAGTAGGCCGGTCGATTCGTTGATTCTGAATATTGCGACGGAAGAGGCGCTGTATAAGGTGACATACAGATATTTTCCGAACGGATCTATCACAACAGAGCTTGTGCCGCCTGTTAAAGAAATCGAACCGATATTTGTTATTGCGCCAGTTAGTTGGTTAACGGAAAAAGTTTGGACATTGGCACTTGTGCAAACATAAAGATAATTCCCTGAAGGATGATAGACGAGAGTAATCGCTTCATTAAGTCCTACCGGTTCGGTAAATAAGAGAGTGATATCCCCACTGGTTTGATTCACTGAAAAAATGTTAACATTCTGCGAATTCCTGTTGGCAACCGCTAGGAATCGATTGTCAGGAGTGAAGGAAAGCGAATTTGGTCCGCCCCCAGCCGTCCTTGTAAATAGGCTCGTTAATGCACCCGATGTGGAGTTGATCGAATAAACGTTGATATCTCCTCCAGTATAATTGCCTACATAAGCAAACTTTGGAATATATAAAACCCGAATGCCCAAGGTGGTTTTAGTTTCTTTTAAATTATGATAAGCCGTGACCGTGTAAGGTTTTGTTGTTTGGCCTGAGGTAGGTGTTCCCGTAATCGCACATGTTGCAGTATTAAATATGAGTCCAACCGGTAAACTCGGAGTGATTTCGCATCTTGTGATCGGTTTTGAAGCGGCGGGTAGGATTTCATTGATGGTTTCATTTTGGTTCAAAGCGAGAAAATGATTTTCGTATTTTATTTCGAATAAACTTTTGCCGGAGGGAGCTAAAAAAGTCGAACAGGCATAAGACGAATCGTTTTGAGATGCTTTTAAAAAGAGGGAAAGCAGAAAACCTTCGCTTTGCGGATCACAAGCACCGTTTAATACGGGTGATTTGCAATTTAACAATGAATTTGCGAAAAATAGAAATGAAATGACGCTAATAAGTATTTTTTTAAAAGTAAGATTCCTTTTTTTTCCGAAAGGAGTAATGAAATCATAATTGGTTTTTTTTATCATGGTAGATCCGGATCTTTAGTTTCAATAAACTAAAGATATTCGAAATCTTTGCTTTTGTCGTCCTGGGACGGGAATTCGGAGTGCAGAATGATTGTATTTTAGTTTTGAAATGTTTTGTTTTAAACGATTCGGTTAACGGGTGGCTGGCGATCCCGTCAAAAACGCTACAAATCCGCGTTTTTGACAGGTATAAGCTTAGAGCCCTTTCGTACAGCGAGCTCGGAAGGATACCGTATTTGTTGAAGGTGTGATCGCTCCGAATATTTTATCGACAGCACATTTTTTTACCTGAATATCATAAATGGTAGTGGAGTTTTCGATGATCTTGGCATCACAGGTACTGACAGGATCGTAACCACCACCTCCAGGCATATCAATATTCAATATAAATGTTCCTTGAGCTGCTAGGGAAACACCTGTGCTTTTTGTAAAATCCACCCGATGAAGGTAAAAGGAAGGTAGAGTTAAATCATTGTTCGGGATTTCCACATCATCATTTCCGTTCACATTCAAATTACCTCTACAGACACCCAATGTTTTTACATATTTTGTTTCTCCGACGGTTATTTCCGCCGTATTTATTGCCGGTTGCGGTAGATCTTCTTCAGCGACCGGAGTTGTATTGTTCGCAGGCGGAGCGGACTGAGTCAGCAAAATGGCAGAATACAATTCTTGCGAACTATTATCTTTTTTATCATAACCTCCGTCATTGCAGTTTAACAATACCGGTAACAGCAGGCAGATTCCTATCATCGAAAAATACCTTTGCGATATTTTGTTTTCCCTTAAGAAAGATGTTTTCAATTGATTCTCCTTCTGATGGAACTCTCTCCATCAAATTTATCAAGTTGTGCTTACGATAACTTGATAAATAAATTGTGTCGTCCTGGGACGGGAATCGGGAGAAATAAATTTTTTATGTTCATTGCGAAAATGTTAGGTGTGAACAGTCGTCGGTGATATCACGACATTTTTGAATTCGAATGATTCCGAAGACGGAGATAAATTTATGATCAGAGGTGAAATTAATGTTCCAGATAAATGTTAAATATTATTTCATTGGATTTTAAGTTCAATATGCACACCTTCGGTAACAAACCTTATGTTCTTCTGAATTTTGTCCTGATACTTTCAAGTATGTCGTGTTCCTTTGAAAAAAATGCGCTCGATGCAACGGCGAAAAACGGTGTTTTTTATTTAGGTGAAGATTTCGCCGCAAAACATTCGCTAATTAAGCTTGATGGAGAGTGGGAATTTTATTATCGGAATTTTTATTCCGAGAGCCATTTTACAAAAGATCCTTCACTTAAGAAGGATTACCTTTCCTTTCCGGGATTTTGGAATGATAAAATAATTGACGGTATTACATTAGGCGGTACAGGTTTTGCGACTTATCGATTGGTTGTAAAATTACCGGATAAACTTCGAAATCAGTCCCTTGGGTTGTATGTACCTCATGCTTTTTCGGCGTATTATATGTACATAAATGGAAAGTTGGAATTACAAAACGGAACACCGGGTAAAAACGCACGGGAGACAAAGGAGTTTTGGCTTCCATCCGCTGTTTTCTTCAGCACTCCGAACCAGGAAATAGAAATCATCATACATGTTTCCAATTTCAAATCATTAAACGGAGGATTTCGCCAAAGTATAGAGTTGGGTACCGCAGAGGATGTTTTGAATACCAAGCAGATGCGATT
The nucleotide sequence above comes from Leptospira kobayashii. Encoded proteins:
- a CDS encoding Crp/Fnr family transcriptional regulator, translating into MAEDEVKVVNYSKGAAIVVQNAANPGLFYIVRNGRVAVDSEHIQIDHELTSYNQGDSFGLVSALTEHHFLVTLFAETDVELLQIPIRLLGSFLKENKELAMKILRLYSHELRALQRNLSRANQPADREYLPEKLIQNAKTYLAWQKPDLAAHSLHRYIEWAKTHQGSNQIPEAENLLAQIRSNLKPIEWKNQKNTLNAGDVLFVESEMNRDIFVVLEGNVKLFSIVRGFEYVIDVLGAGEIFGEMSLIDNAPRMASAVAETPSTVLRVTPENILETVGESLLQKIFESIARRIWFSHQRLIILRMQSPVKRLYAFLYNSIRDQDIRKGANLTTSYATTYQFPLAFEELCSMCGIIKVKNETIEEFLTDSNIVISKDRITVKSRKRIEERLGQYKTKQGQILAKLG
- a CDS encoding YgjP-like metallopeptidase domain-containing protein; this translates as MIVHELCHMVSPKHDETFFRILRRILPDWEKRKTKLEKTLFSL
- a CDS encoding RNA recognition motif domain-containing protein gives rise to the protein MSVNIYVGNLSYEMTENKLNELFSAHGAVTSAKIIMDQYSGNSKGFGFIEMKERSEADNAINDLNGKNILNRELKVNIAKPKTNNWN
- a CDS encoding 7TM-DISM domain-containing protein; the protein is MRIITFLFSGNSEKSISKKILLVSKYFLIFSFLIHCQSEKILPRSEEPLIHLESGGMFNISKRIEFLSGNQSLDIASVTKKEEGWLQNTSSVFDRGFSNQVHWIRFQIKNTSDLTHWYLALQNNRMNFVDFHVLKKTGNTELHTGDHLPIPAKAKASFPYMDFTLGHNEAAVIYIRIETDSHIGFPVHLISSEDFGSFIYAYQTYQLGFFSVIVLYIILHLFFNRFLNLKLKILLAAAVFFGYGYFYFLYGDGNRLFLSDMVSFREYIPFLSLVFFGFCFTLFIKDYLRFYEMGQYYNWFANTLACSFFLLIPLLFSSVPNSIQSSIRSFDVMIMYCFMIYGGIANLLKKRYWVFFSIFAWVIIFLFSMASTLMLLHFIEYSIIFEQGIFFSFIVEFVLVLVSTIYRYRQLEKDRIVFQEKLHTLILENKDLQKSSNVFRDENSFENESTQYDKRTSRIDRHEIAKDIIGIFEERKPYLEEDFDLGDLSRFCGLRIDQVSAIINNELNTNFRTLVNEYRIKEACRLIRETSNENLLEIAFASGFGSRTAFNRTFKNTIGISPQDFRKQQILNAIP
- a CDS encoding lactonase family protein encodes the protein MIKKTNYDFITPFGKKRNLTFKKILISVISFLFFANSLLNCKSPVLNGACDPQSEGFLLSLFLKASQNDSSYACSTFLAPSGKSLFEIKYENHFLALNQNETINEILPAASKPITRCEITPSLPVGLIFNTATCAITGTPTSGQTTKPYTVTAYHNLKETKTTLGIRVLYIPKFAYVGNYTGGDINVYSINSTSGALTSLFTRTAGGGPNSLSFTPDNRFLAVANRNSQNVNIFSVNQTSGDITLLFTEPVGLNEAITLVYHPSGNYLYVCTSANVQTFSVNQLTGAITNIGSISLTGGTSSVVIDPFGKYLYVTLYSASSVAIFRINESTGLLTATSPPTVSSGIKPVSIDISGDGKTLYVLNETDETVTNYKTDANTGILQPGSPATSSTGQFPRSLGADPKGRYVYVANEDSYDISVLNVNQTNGSLTTASLTNVGTSPNAITVDTSGKFVYTTNYAANTVSVFTLSQVTGALTTGTPVVAGTGPTVIATMGTN